In Halobaculum sp. XH14, the genomic window GTCTTCGGACGTTAGAGAAACACGGCTTCGTCTCAAGGGTTGATCGCGGACGATACAAGCTCACGTCACAGGCGGAACGGTATCTACACGGAGGGGCATACGAACCCATCTTCCAGAAGAAAGAAAATATATCTGATACGTCGGGTCAAGAGTTGTAATCGACAGATAGAGGCGCCCCACATGAATTAATGTGTGACCGTATCGGCCAGTAGTATCATCTGAAAGGTCATTATATTATATTACCCCACACGAGAATGGGCTGCCCATGTCAGTACGACTCATGGGTGATTGGCGTGGCTAACGAGATAGATCGTCGTCGTTTCTTGCGACGTGCTGGCACTGCCGGAGCGATAGGAATGATGTCATTCGCTGGTTGTCTCCAATCGCAGATGACCGAGGGTTCCATCGGTGCGAACATGCAGCCGATGATGCAGATGGGGTTCGAGGCGATGGTGGGATCACCGGCGATGGATGAGTATCCGGCTGAGCCGAACGACGAGGGGTTCGTGGATGTTGCGATGATCGCCTACGATGACGACACGAACAACTATCACTTCATGCCGCACGTGGTGTGGGTGGAGCCCGGAACAACGGTTCGTTGGGCGCACACCGCCAAAGGCATCTCTGAACGACGGACACACTCTGCGACAGCCATCACGCCTGACCTTATGGCAGGCTATCCGCGGTTGATTCCTGAAAACGGAGCCTCGTTCGACTCCGGGTTGCTTCCAGGCAGTCACGACAGCGAGTTCGACGCGGTGGGCGAGACCGAACTCATACGATATGGACCATATACCCACACGTTCGAGGAGAAGGGGGTCTACTTCTATCTCTGTCAGCCCCACTACGGGGTTAGTGGGATGGCCGGCGCCGTTGTGGTCGGGGAACTCTGGGAAGAGAACCAAGGCGAGGGCTGGTCACCCGGCATGACCGCTGACCTCTCGCCCATCGTTGAGGCAGACCCAGTCAACGGGCCCGTAATCAAGGAGAAAATCGAGGGCGATCTCCGAACCATGGTACGTCACGGTGAGGAGGGCGGCGAAGGCGGAGGTGGACACTGATGACAGAACACGCTACGGACGGCGGTGGGAGCGACTACGACGACCACGACGGCCACCACGGCCCGTCTGGATGGCGGTACTGGCTGTATACGACCGATCACGAAGTCATCGGCATCATCTACCTCTGGAACGCGCTGTTCTTCTTCGCGGTTGGCGGGCTGGCAGCACTGGTGTTTCGGACGGAACTGGCACTCTCCCCTGCCAACGCGATTCTCAACTCCGCGGGGTACAACAGCCTCCTCACGCTCCACGGATTGACGATGGTCTTCTTCGTCATTCCGCCGCTGACAGGGGCATTCCAGAATTACCTCATCCCTCACTGGGTTGGAGCCGAGGAGATGGCCTATCCGCGCTGGAACGCGCTCGGTGCATGGTCAATCACCGCGGGTGGGCTGCTCCTCTGGCTCCCGCTGTTCACAAACGCCCTCGGACTCACAGGGCTCCCAGCGAACGGTGGGTGGTTCCAATACCCACCACTCACGACGATGCTCAACTCGTCGGGGATCGACGCGGAGATTGTCGGACTCACGCTGCTTCTGGGCGGCGGCTCGATCCCCGGCGGCATCAACTTCTTCGTCACCGTCGTGAACGAGCGACGGCCGGATCTCG contains:
- a CDS encoding cupredoxin domain-containing protein; the protein is MTEGSIGANMQPMMQMGFEAMVGSPAMDEYPAEPNDEGFVDVAMIAYDDDTNNYHFMPHVVWVEPGTTVRWAHTAKGISERRTHSATAITPDLMAGYPRLIPENGASFDSGLLPGSHDSEFDAVGETELIRYGPYTHTFEEKGVYFYLCQPHYGVSGMAGAVVVGELWEENQGEGWSPGMTADLSPIVEADPVNGPVIKEKIEGDLRTMVRHGEEGGEGGGGH